One genomic segment of Verrucomicrobiota bacterium includes these proteins:
- a CDS encoding DUF1844 domain-containing protein, whose amino-acid sequence MFGLGKKEGSQESKEPESKKEQASANSEKVINAQRFVEFIMMQAQNILFVLGQMPTPDGRSAKPNLETGKVLFDQLELIRIKTKGNLSKQESQILDDAIESVSMAFTQASGGTPPGMMPSRTPDIPMPDFDEEELVEESPPASEPIQEAHQEEQTEKNIDENEKRKFFKSYG is encoded by the coding sequence ATGTTTGGACTAGGAAAAAAAGAAGGATCCCAAGAATCAAAAGAACCAGAGAGCAAGAAAGAGCAGGCTTCTGCAAACTCAGAAAAAGTCATCAATGCTCAGCGCTTTGTGGAGTTCATCATGATGCAGGCACAAAACATTCTCTTCGTGCTAGGCCAAATGCCCACCCCAGATGGAAGAAGTGCCAAACCAAATTTGGAAACAGGCAAGGTCCTTTTCGACCAACTAGAACTTATCCGCATTAAAACGAAAGGCAATCTCAGCAAACAAGAGAGCCAAATTCTTGATGATGCCATAGAAAGTGTCAGTATGGCATTTACTCAAGCCAGTGGTGGAACACCACCGGGCATGATGCCTTCAAGAACTCCAGATATCCCCATGCCGGATTTTGATGAGGAGGAGCTTGTAGAAGAGTCACCACCCGCCTCAGAACCAATTCAAGAAGCACACCAAGAAGAACAAACTGAAAAAAATATAGATGAAAATGAGAAACGTAAGTTCTTCAAATCTTACGGATAA
- the mutL gene encoding DNA mismatch repair endonuclease MutL, translating to MGNKIKLLDETVANRIAAGEVIERPASVVKELVENALDAGAKRIEIEIEKGGKSYIRVTDDGHGMDKDDALLCLERHATSKLKSADDLLRIGSYGFRGEALPSIASVARFRLLTRVKEALNGTELKVNGGKLHDVIECGCAKGTTVEIRSLFFHTPGRRKFLRSDHTEWSHIDHYIKLASMVRQDVDFLLIHNGREVARYLATDDLKYRLKQMFGEEWLRNMVAIKASEEGFSIKGLIGKPGVSRSSRHEHFVFVNKRPIHNNAINFALIQGYQRALVRGRFPVVALFLEVPQEIIDVNIHPAKREVRFHDELRVKHFVSLTVQDTLREEVSSPLSVEINKPVLENEDKKPLVVMPPPMLGSSFMRDLPVASSAEPLENKAAANEDSIKNFDHQQDVEIDKPIKPVLERNHDLNVLGVVMSHYIIAEGDSGIVLVDQQAAHERVLFERMLEAFHGEPAMSQKLLLPLTLDFLASHSEILIRQADALDRMGIGISSLGGDSFMVDALPSEVEVQNAESFVRGIVEELDKTGGSKAKSRVLEDEVIARVVSQRAVRGKVSLKAEEIDKLLKDLHVCELPYTCPQGRPTMIHIGRNELQRKFGR from the coding sequence ATGGGTAATAAGATTAAGCTACTTGATGAGACAGTTGCTAACCGAATAGCAGCAGGTGAGGTGATTGAGCGTCCAGCATCTGTGGTCAAAGAGTTGGTAGAAAATGCCCTGGATGCTGGGGCAAAGCGCATAGAGATTGAGATCGAGAAAGGAGGTAAAAGCTATATTCGTGTTACTGATGATGGACATGGCATGGATAAAGATGATGCGTTGCTATGCCTGGAACGGCATGCAACAAGTAAGCTTAAAAGTGCTGATGATTTGTTGCGCATAGGAAGCTATGGGTTTCGTGGCGAGGCTTTGCCAAGTATTGCATCAGTTGCGCGGTTTCGGTTGCTGACTCGAGTAAAAGAAGCGTTGAATGGTACCGAGCTAAAAGTTAATGGAGGTAAGTTACATGATGTGATTGAGTGCGGTTGTGCTAAGGGTACTACAGTTGAGATTCGCAGTTTATTTTTCCACACTCCAGGAAGAAGAAAGTTTCTTCGATCAGATCATACAGAGTGGAGTCATATAGATCATTACATCAAGTTAGCTTCGATGGTTAGACAGGATGTTGACTTCTTGCTGATTCATAATGGTCGAGAAGTAGCAAGATATTTAGCAACGGATGATTTGAAATACCGTCTCAAGCAAATGTTTGGAGAGGAATGGCTGCGAAATATGGTAGCTATTAAAGCTAGTGAGGAAGGCTTTAGCATAAAGGGTCTCATTGGTAAGCCCGGAGTTAGTCGAAGCAGTAGGCATGAACATTTTGTTTTTGTAAACAAACGTCCTATTCATAACAACGCTATCAATTTTGCGCTCATCCAAGGTTATCAAAGGGCTCTGGTGAGGGGACGCTTTCCTGTAGTCGCATTATTTCTTGAAGTTCCTCAGGAAATTATAGATGTCAATATTCACCCTGCTAAAAGAGAGGTGCGTTTTCATGATGAACTACGAGTCAAACACTTTGTATCTTTAACAGTACAGGATACTTTGCGTGAGGAGGTTTCAAGCCCATTGTCAGTAGAAATTAATAAGCCTGTATTAGAGAATGAAGATAAAAAGCCTTTGGTTGTGATGCCTCCACCTATGCTAGGTTCTTCATTTATGAGGGACCTTCCTGTAGCAAGCAGTGCCGAACCTCTCGAGAATAAAGCTGCTGCTAATGAGGACTCTATAAAAAATTTTGATCATCAGCAAGATGTTGAAATAGATAAGCCAATCAAACCGGTCCTAGAACGTAATCATGATTTAAATGTGCTTGGCGTAGTGATGAGCCACTACATCATTGCCGAGGGAGATTCGGGCATTGTCTTGGTGGACCAGCAGGCTGCACATGAAAGGGTCCTTTTTGAGCGAATGTTGGAGGCATTTCATGGCGAGCCAGCCATGAGTCAAAAATTGCTATTGCCTCTGACTTTAGATTTTCTTGCGTCCCATTCAGAAATTTTAATTCGGCAAGCAGATGCACTAGATCGTATGGGGATTGGTATTTCATCTCTAGGTGGGGATAGTTTTATGGTCGATGCACTGCCATCTGAAGTTGAAGTGCAGAATGCGGAGTCGTTTGTAAGAGGTATTGTAGAGGAACTAGACAAAACTGGTGGATCGAAAGCAAAATCTCGTGTGTTAGAGGATGAAGTGATTGCTAGAGTTGTCAGCCAAAGAGCAGTTCGAGGCAAAGTGTCTCTTAAAGCGGAGGAAATTGACAAACTATTAAAAGACCTTCATGTTTGCGAACTCCCCTATACCTGTCCTCAAGGTAGGCCTACCATGATTCATATTGGACGTAATGAGCTTCAACGAAAGTTTGGACGCTGA
- a CDS encoding ParB/RepB/Spo0J family partition protein produces the protein MARKALGKGLGALIGSQQPSVITSPQPRPEDGESVQEVAITEIQPSSLQPRKTFREEKLAELTESIREKGIIQPLIVRKSGKKFELIAGERRWRAAQRAELKKAPVIVRTVTDLEVLELALIENLQRDDLNPIEEADGYARLMENFKLTQEQVAIKVGKSRAAVANALRLRGLNEEVKSLVSYGNLSVGHAKVLLGISDKDSQLVLAREVLAKSFSVRETERLVKSVSEASKGNKPNGLTNSSKQNALQTEWREMEAKVQRATGTKVRIIGTAKKGRIELEYYSADDLERILAKLGLDSD, from the coding sequence ATGGCTCGAAAGGCTCTTGGTAAAGGTTTAGGTGCTCTAATTGGCTCGCAGCAGCCGTCAGTGATTACATCCCCACAGCCTCGTCCTGAGGATGGAGAATCTGTTCAGGAAGTGGCTATTACAGAAATTCAGCCTAGTTCACTGCAACCTAGGAAAACATTTCGCGAAGAAAAATTAGCTGAGCTAACGGAATCAATTCGAGAAAAAGGGATCATACAGCCCCTAATTGTGCGTAAGTCAGGCAAAAAATTTGAATTGATTGCCGGTGAGCGTAGGTGGCGTGCTGCTCAGCGTGCAGAGCTCAAAAAGGCTCCGGTCATTGTTCGGACAGTTACGGATCTTGAGGTTTTAGAATTAGCTCTAATCGAAAATTTACAGCGTGATGATCTAAATCCAATAGAGGAAGCAGATGGCTATGCGCGTCTTATGGAAAATTTCAAACTCACCCAAGAACAAGTTGCTATCAAAGTGGGGAAAAGCCGGGCCGCTGTTGCTAATGCTTTACGGCTTCGGGGACTAAACGAAGAAGTAAAGTCATTAGTATCCTACGGGAATTTAAGTGTAGGGCACGCAAAAGTTCTCCTTGGAATATCGGATAAAGATAGTCAACTTGTCCTCGCGAGAGAGGTGCTCGCCAAGAGCTTCTCGGTAAGAGAAACCGAAAGGCTTGTGAAGTCAGTATCAGAAGCCAGTAAGGGGAATAAACCCAATGGGTTGACCAATTCTTCTAAACAAAATGCCCTACAAACTGAATGGAGAGAAATGGAAGCCAAGGTGCAACGGGCTACTGGAACAAAGGTGAGAATTATTGGCACGGCCAAAAAAGGGAGAATAGAGCTAGAATATTACTCAGCCGATGATCTTGAGCGCATACTAGCAAAACTTGGACTAGATTCAGACTAG
- a CDS encoding zinc ribbon domain-containing protein — MPIYCYEIKEGDCNICGGVFELMRPISRPRLEACPLCKKAVRKCIASIHTPKLLKPIAPSEAKSAGFRIYEKRDQGVYEQI, encoded by the coding sequence ATGCCTATTTATTGCTATGAAATTAAGGAGGGCGACTGCAACATATGTGGAGGCGTATTTGAGCTTATGCGTCCCATTAGCCGCCCTCGTTTGGAAGCTTGCCCATTATGCAAAAAGGCTGTCAGAAAATGCATTGCTTCTATTCATACTCCAAAGCTGTTGAAACCCATTGCACCCTCTGAAGCCAAGTCAGCTGGATTTAGAATCTATGAAAAGCGAGACCAAGGAGTGTATGAGCAAATATAG
- a CDS encoding UvrB/UvrC motif-containing protein, translating into MNGKSVEVHVCEKCIPEINQDNLIDFDIWEAVSKVAAEKGIPDPCKVMEDEAAEISAKSLLLPSKQGKKDANVCSECGFTNEDLRKTGRLGCSRCYEVFDEMLEDVFNDCQKGNKHHGKIPSGYEDLKIKKIKQDLQEAIDDERFEDAALLRDQLAKLSHNC; encoded by the coding sequence GTGAATGGCAAATCTGTAGAGGTACATGTGTGCGAGAAGTGTATACCAGAAATCAATCAGGACAATTTGATAGACTTTGACATTTGGGAAGCAGTTTCCAAAGTAGCAGCTGAGAAAGGGATACCAGATCCTTGCAAAGTAATGGAAGACGAAGCAGCAGAGATTTCCGCCAAGTCCTTACTCTTACCTTCAAAGCAGGGGAAAAAAGACGCCAATGTTTGTTCCGAATGTGGTTTTACTAATGAGGATCTTCGAAAAACCGGAAGACTCGGCTGCTCTAGGTGTTATGAAGTCTTTGATGAGATGCTAGAGGATGTTTTTAATGATTGCCAGAAAGGGAACAAGCATCACGGGAAAATACCGAGTGGCTATGAGGATCTAAAAATCAAGAAGATCAAACAAGACCTCCAGGAAGCTATTGATGATGAGCGTTTTGAAGATGCCGCGCTTCTCAGAGATCAGTTGGCGAAACTTTCTCATAATTGCTAG
- a CDS encoding PAS domain S-box protein → MQESSVMIRESVLTQNEEVRWDKKDEIRRELSYFLSAVPACIYMRDLMKEGRSFRFLSQSVINILGYQSQDFLSRTEFWWERIHKEDRQEMVKEFDGLVDGDEVVLEYRFCQPDGSIRWIRDSFSVIDKEGQLQACGYLEDISESRKNEQSLGEALAEAEQFRLLFQISADMVCVTDFEGRFRVINPAWEGAMGFEVAEFMRTPLLEFIHPDDVVSTEKAFASLRAPEQYLIGFENRFRCQDGSYRWLAWNASQYRDSGMIYSVVRDITKRKQAIEALEESERNYMALAEASPVGIFRATCEGEWFYVNQRCCELTGCSIESLKGINWRLAVHPDDIDDLDCSWKMANEAQMSFMHEFRFVHRNGNITWVYGQAATERDAEGNVTGYVGTITDITERRQMAEEHEKLSRLESLGVLAGGIAHDFNNILSPILGNLSLAKSLVETDDDIYDCLDESERASIKARDLTQQLLTFAKGGAPIKRVADLKTLVEESAIFALHGANVTADFQFDDNLMAANIDQAQIGQVIQNLVINAVQSMSQGGVIKIRAKNETQVNHPHLPSLEGNYVSISVEDKGSGIDPRDLDRIYDPYFTTKSRGHGLGLATTLSIVQKHDGYLGAKSELEVGTTFTIYLPALADVCVVHNPEHVAPVRGTAKILVMDDEKSVRTVMTRLLKRLGYDVGVAPEGGIALQMYKEASENSDPYDLVIMDLTIRAGMGGEKAIELLRTYDPHALAIVFSGYSDNPVMADYEHYGFNAAIQKPFTIQAMSRSIESVLMLKRI, encoded by the coding sequence ATGCAAGAAAGTAGCGTTATGATCAGAGAGTCTGTTTTGACTCAAAACGAAGAAGTGCGTTGGGATAAAAAAGATGAGATTCGTAGGGAACTCAGTTACTTTTTAAGTGCGGTTCCGGCGTGTATCTATATGAGAGACCTGATGAAAGAAGGGCGTTCATTCCGGTTTCTTAGTCAAAGTGTGATTAATATCTTGGGATATCAGTCTCAAGATTTTTTGAGCAGGACTGAATTTTGGTGGGAACGTATTCACAAAGAAGATCGTCAGGAAATGGTAAAAGAGTTTGATGGTCTCGTGGATGGAGATGAAGTCGTTTTAGAGTATAGATTTTGTCAACCTGATGGTTCGATAAGGTGGATTAGAGATTCCTTTAGTGTTATTGATAAAGAGGGTCAACTTCAAGCCTGTGGTTACCTAGAAGATATATCCGAAAGCAGAAAGAATGAGCAGTCTTTGGGTGAGGCTCTTGCTGAAGCCGAGCAGTTCAGATTGTTATTTCAAATTTCTGCGGATATGGTTTGTGTCACAGATTTTGAAGGACGCTTTAGGGTGATCAATCCAGCTTGGGAGGGTGCCATGGGCTTTGAAGTTGCAGAGTTCATGCGAACACCACTACTTGAGTTTATTCACCCAGATGACGTTGTTTCTACTGAGAAAGCCTTTGCCAGTTTAAGGGCCCCAGAGCAGTACCTCATAGGATTTGAAAATCGCTTCAGATGCCAAGACGGTAGCTACCGTTGGTTGGCTTGGAATGCAAGCCAATATCGTGACTCGGGAATGATATATTCAGTCGTGAGAGACATTACCAAGCGCAAGCAAGCTATTGAAGCGCTAGAGGAAAGTGAAAGAAATTATATGGCGTTGGCTGAAGCATCGCCAGTTGGTATTTTCCGTGCGACATGTGAAGGCGAATGGTTTTATGTCAATCAGCGTTGTTGCGAATTGACTGGTTGCAGCATTGAAAGCCTCAAGGGGATCAATTGGCGCTTAGCCGTTCATCCAGATGATATTGATGATTTAGATTGTTCTTGGAAAATGGCTAATGAAGCACAAATGAGCTTTATGCATGAGTTTCGTTTTGTTCATCGTAATGGTAATATTACCTGGGTGTATGGCCAAGCAGCAACAGAGCGAGATGCTGAAGGTAATGTAACGGGGTATGTTGGAACCATAACTGATATTACAGAGCGTAGGCAGATGGCGGAAGAACACGAAAAGCTGAGCCGCTTGGAATCACTGGGTGTATTAGCAGGAGGGATAGCTCATGACTTCAATAATATTCTGAGTCCTATACTGGGAAACTTATCATTAGCTAAGTCGTTAGTTGAGACAGATGATGATATCTATGATTGCCTAGATGAAAGTGAAAGGGCTTCAATTAAAGCTAGAGATTTGACTCAGCAACTTTTGACATTTGCAAAAGGTGGAGCGCCCATCAAACGTGTGGCCGACTTGAAGACACTTGTAGAGGAGTCAGCTATATTCGCGTTGCATGGGGCTAATGTCACAGCAGACTTTCAATTTGATGACAATCTCATGGCTGCAAATATTGACCAGGCTCAAATAGGGCAGGTGATTCAAAATCTTGTCATCAATGCGGTTCAATCTATGTCACAGGGTGGCGTGATAAAGATACGTGCGAAAAATGAAACACAAGTTAATCATCCTCACTTGCCAAGTCTCGAAGGTAACTATGTTTCTATTTCTGTAGAAGATAAAGGTTCAGGTATTGACCCAAGAGATCTTGATAGAATATATGATCCTTACTTTACAACGAAATCTCGTGGCCATGGCTTAGGCCTAGCAACTACTTTGTCGATTGTACAAAAGCATGATGGTTATCTCGGCGCCAAATCAGAGTTAGAAGTAGGAACAACTTTCACTATTTACCTTCCTGCGCTTGCGGATGTATGTGTTGTGCATAATCCAGAACACGTAGCACCTGTTCGTGGAACGGCAAAGATTCTTGTGATGGATGACGAAAAATCAGTTCGCACTGTAATGACTAGGCTGTTAAAGCGATTGGGTTACGACGTCGGTGTTGCACCGGAAGGTGGTATTGCCTTACAAATGTACAAAGAGGCTAGCGAAAATTCGGATCCATATGATTTAGTGATTATGGATCTCACAATTCGTGCTGGCATGGGTGGTGAAAAAGCTATAGAACTTTTACGAACATATGATCCACATGCGTTAGCAATAGTATTTAGTGGGTACTCAGATAATCCTGTTATGGCTGACTATGAACATTATGGTTTTAATGCTGCTATACAAAAGCCCTTTACGATTCAGGCAATGAGTCGGTCAATAGAGTCCGTTCTTATGTTAAAGAGAATTTAG
- a CDS encoding response regulator: MTRKTLNYNPVVVIEDDPDQLRIYGDLIKKIAPEVDLELLSSGKEGLATIKKYKPRLVITDLRLPDVDGLSLLSESLRRHPDLALVVISGFPGLKNIQAITKDAGNITFFSKPFDRDIITACFKSILDTKKADSVIQGISLMNILQIIAADHKSCHLEIQYHTGSIGYLDIIEGRIRYAEVKEKIGIHALEEVLTWENPIIQIFNNPQTTETNIDDFPIDRLLLKLCYLIDHNTRVDSPTT; this comes from the coding sequence ATGACTCGGAAGACACTAAATTACAATCCCGTAGTAGTGATAGAAGATGACCCAGATCAGCTTAGGATTTACGGTGATTTGATAAAAAAAATTGCTCCAGAGGTCGACCTTGAATTACTGAGTTCCGGTAAAGAGGGTTTAGCAACCATTAAAAAATATAAGCCTAGGTTAGTCATTACTGACCTTCGCTTACCTGACGTAGATGGTCTAAGCCTTTTATCTGAAAGCTTGAGGCGACACCCCGATTTAGCACTGGTTGTTATTTCAGGATTTCCTGGCCTTAAGAATATTCAAGCGATTACTAAGGATGCAGGAAATATTACGTTTTTCTCCAAGCCATTTGATCGCGATATTATTACGGCATGCTTTAAGTCTATATTAGATACAAAGAAGGCAGACAGCGTGATTCAAGGAATAAGCCTTATGAATATTTTACAAATTATAGCTGCAGATCATAAATCTTGCCATCTTGAAATACAATACCATACAGGGTCCATTGGATACCTTGACATTATAGAGGGCAGAATTCGTTACGCTGAAGTTAAAGAAAAAATTGGAATACATGCTCTGGAGGAGGTCTTGACCTGGGAAAATCCAATCATTCAGATTTTTAATAATCCACAAACTACTGAAACCAATATTGATGATTTTCCTATCGACCGTCTGCTGTTAAAGCTCTGTTATCTGATTGATCATAATACTAGAGTGGACAGCCCGACAACATGA
- a CDS encoding type IV pili methyl-accepting chemotaxis transducer N-terminal domain-containing protein translates to MTDKNKSDTQITVKESSFFSRYREIFIAIILFIIVDLGVLTLNFFTAIQLSKDAVGINLAGRQRMLSQRITKSLLSIDSLTKQGQPIQNAIKELTLSYELFDNTLKAFDMGGFTTGATGNQVTLEAAQEIKARQAIITGKALWEPLRELLKPVLLSQDKVNLDVLQKAIDYAKTNNLALLKEMNNLTVALEQEANSRTAFLRLIQTLAIIFLIGNYAFIIYDFFTKIRRSDQRVEQKNRDLEEVVESLKETTFQLESSQKETNTILETVRQGLLLINSEFKISDKHSHELNEMFHIDDLAGANFLNIMQRLLTQKDYYTCRDYCEMLFDPRKKEKTLLKINPLDEAEVHFQEKSGIFTTKHFEFQFKRVLIEKEITNVFISVRDISTQVRLANELKESELRKEVQFNLLLSLLNVDPADIKAFCEQTSKSLLASNSVLKIEDFIEESATPQPDDSLRKKLDTVFRHIHSIKGHASSLSIDYFVEMTHGFEDTIEKLRSKPKLAGEDFLAIAALLSEGKSAIEECQGLAERMSLQAPALIPFSSTQETTISSECPLKSEILSEMVVDLSQKTAKEATIFFEIESDLNLDRQQSTILHQAAIQLIRNSFAHGIEQREDRLDLGKESEARIVIGLNQQEDKKLNFFYTDDGAGLNISKIRARALEKEMISEEEASKVANDNQWWPYIFEPGFSTSEEPDKMSGRGVGLDIIRHSIMEDLQGQIFLYSEPKKFFRFDAEIPALT, encoded by the coding sequence ATGACTGATAAAAACAAAAGCGACACCCAAATCACAGTAAAAGAAAGCTCTTTCTTTAGTCGCTACAGAGAGATATTCATCGCTATCATTCTCTTTATTATCGTGGATTTAGGAGTGCTGACTCTTAATTTCTTTACTGCTATCCAGTTATCCAAAGATGCAGTTGGAATCAATTTGGCAGGTCGCCAGCGGATGCTTTCGCAGCGAATTACCAAATCACTTCTATCAATCGATTCTTTAACCAAGCAGGGTCAACCCATCCAAAATGCTATAAAAGAGTTAACTCTCTCTTACGAACTATTTGATAACACCTTGAAAGCCTTTGACATGGGAGGCTTTACCACAGGAGCCACCGGCAACCAAGTAACCCTAGAAGCAGCTCAAGAAATAAAGGCCAGGCAAGCAATTATCACAGGTAAAGCACTCTGGGAGCCTTTGCGTGAGCTTCTAAAGCCGGTTTTACTTTCACAAGACAAGGTGAACTTAGACGTCCTGCAAAAAGCTATAGACTACGCTAAAACAAACAACCTAGCTCTGCTAAAAGAGATGAACAACCTGACCGTGGCTCTTGAGCAAGAAGCTAACTCTCGAACAGCTTTTCTTCGACTCATTCAAACACTAGCTATTATCTTTCTGATCGGAAACTACGCATTTATCATCTATGACTTCTTTACCAAAATCCGTAGAAGTGACCAACGCGTTGAACAAAAAAATAGAGACCTTGAGGAGGTCGTAGAAAGTCTTAAAGAAACAACTTTCCAACTTGAAAGCTCACAAAAAGAAACAAACACCATTCTAGAAACGGTAAGGCAAGGCCTCTTGTTAATTAATTCTGAATTTAAAATTTCAGATAAACATTCGCATGAGTTAAATGAGATGTTTCATATAGATGATTTAGCTGGTGCTAATTTCTTAAATATTATGCAACGCCTCCTCACCCAAAAAGACTATTACACCTGTCGTGATTACTGTGAAATGCTTTTTGATCCTAGGAAAAAGGAAAAAACCCTGCTAAAAATCAATCCATTAGACGAAGCGGAAGTGCACTTCCAAGAGAAGTCAGGAATATTTACCACGAAGCACTTCGAATTTCAGTTTAAACGAGTGCTCATTGAAAAAGAAATCACCAATGTGTTTATTAGCGTTCGGGACATATCAACTCAGGTTCGACTCGCCAATGAACTCAAAGAGTCTGAACTTCGTAAAGAAGTTCAGTTTAATCTGCTCCTCTCTCTCTTGAATGTTGACCCTGCTGACATCAAGGCCTTTTGCGAACAAACAAGTAAATCTCTACTAGCATCTAATTCTGTTTTAAAGATCGAAGACTTTATTGAAGAATCTGCGACCCCTCAGCCAGATGATTCCTTGAGAAAGAAACTGGATACCGTCTTTCGACATATACACTCCATTAAAGGGCACGCCTCTTCACTAAGTATTGATTACTTTGTTGAAATGACACATGGATTCGAGGATACCATTGAGAAGTTACGCTCTAAACCTAAATTGGCTGGAGAAGATTTCCTAGCAATAGCGGCTCTGCTATCGGAAGGGAAATCAGCTATTGAAGAATGTCAAGGATTAGCAGAACGCATGAGTCTACAAGCACCAGCTTTAATTCCTTTTAGTTCTACTCAAGAAACAACGATTTCTTCTGAATGTCCACTTAAAAGCGAAATACTATCGGAAATGGTAGTAGACCTCAGCCAAAAAACTGCCAAAGAAGCTACTATTTTTTTCGAAATTGAATCCGACTTAAATCTTGATAGACAACAGAGCACTATTCTTCATCAAGCAGCCATTCAACTCATACGCAACTCCTTTGCTCATGGAATCGAGCAGAGAGAAGATAGACTTGATCTTGGCAAAGAATCCGAGGCTCGTATTGTTATCGGCCTAAACCAGCAAGAGGACAAAAAATTAAACTTTTTTTATACAGATGATGGTGCCGGACTAAACATCTCTAAAATTAGGGCTAGAGCCCTTGAAAAAGAAATGATCTCTGAAGAAGAGGCATCTAAAGTAGCGAATGATAATCAATGGTGGCCCTATATTTTCGAACCAGGTTTTTCAACATCAGAAGAACCAGATAAAATGAGTGGCAGAGGCGTGGGACTAGATATTATTCGCCATAGCATCATGGAAGACTTACAGGGCCAAATTTTCTTGTATTCAGAGCCTAAGAAATTTTTCCGCTTCGATGCTGAAATACCTGCTCTGACATAA
- a CDS encoding response regulator encodes MKLLIVDDSMVIRRLIERNLNPTQFSEIETAGNGKVALEKFTASKPELVTMDITMPEMDGLDCIEKILSIAPQTKILVISGLADKSTAVEAIKRGAEGFLLKPITQESLAEAFTDLLED; translated from the coding sequence ATGAAATTACTTATAGTTGATGATTCGATGGTCATTCGTCGATTGATTGAAAGAAACTTGAACCCGACTCAGTTCTCAGAAATAGAAACTGCAGGCAATGGAAAGGTGGCTTTGGAAAAATTTACGGCATCGAAACCTGAGTTAGTCACAATGGATATTACCATGCCTGAAATGGATGGATTAGACTGTATTGAAAAAATATTATCCATTGCACCACAGACAAAGATTTTAGTTATCTCCGGGCTCGCAGATAAATCAACTGCTGTCGAAGCCATTAAAAGAGGTGCTGAAGGCTTTCTCCTCAAGCCCATCACTCAAGAATCTTTGGCCGAAGCCTTTACGGATCTACTAGAAGACTAA
- a CDS encoding chemotaxis protein CheX gives MEAASVEIFIKATATYFSVITDTEAEIGTPFLKEDFIVAGDYTSTIGISGAQKGCISFSVPKAMIQDILNQMGEKTEDEALISDLVGEIANTISANAREHLGAGFMISVPIVVSGPTSSIRVSEKLTTFIIPLKWKVYQAYLSISLQSLAV, from the coding sequence ATGGAAGCTGCAAGTGTCGAAATTTTTATCAAAGCTACTGCTACATACTTCTCTGTGATCACAGATACAGAAGCAGAGATTGGGACCCCCTTCCTTAAAGAAGACTTCATAGTCGCTGGTGATTATACAAGCACCATTGGCATTAGTGGTGCCCAAAAGGGGTGTATATCTTTTTCAGTTCCCAAAGCAATGATCCAAGATATCTTAAATCAAATGGGAGAAAAAACCGAAGACGAAGCCCTAATTTCTGACTTAGTTGGTGAAATTGCCAACACCATTTCTGCCAATGCCCGCGAGCATCTTGGAGCCGGCTTTATGATTTCCGTGCCTATCGTTGTCTCTGGCCCAACAAGTTCCATCCGTGTTTCAGAGAAGTTAACAACCTTTATTATACCTCTTAAATGGAAAGTCTACCAAGCCTATCTCTCCATCTCTTTGCAAAGTTTAGCCGTATAA
- a CDS encoding chemotaxis protein CheX: MELTEKELEKFIAITCRCFQKLAPEFSAIVPEEPTIQVNDSVFLDFTGVIDLHQKGKHGKIYLTMPEGMINDVLQAIGEDKRDQEIQRDLIGELASTVCSNAREHFGSTLAISLPTSLNRFESLKLSLAPMRFVLPLKLKKYTSYLVIALGNSDKKKS; this comes from the coding sequence ATGGAACTTACAGAAAAAGAATTAGAAAAATTCATCGCTATCACTTGCCGATGCTTTCAGAAGTTAGCACCTGAATTTTCAGCGATTGTCCCTGAAGAGCCTACCATTCAAGTCAATGACTCCGTCTTCCTAGACTTTACTGGCGTGATAGATCTTCATCAAAAAGGTAAACACGGCAAGATTTATCTAACCATGCCAGAAGGCATGATCAATGATGTATTGCAAGCCATCGGTGAAGATAAACGGGATCAAGAAATACAGCGAGACCTTATCGGCGAATTAGCTAGTACGGTTTGTAGTAATGCTAGAGAACATTTTGGTTCTACCTTAGCCATCTCCCTTCCCACCTCACTCAACCGATTTGAATCACTCAAGCTAAGCTTAGCTCCTATGCGTTTTGTCCTACCGTTAAAACTTAAAAAATACACTTCCTATCTAGTGATTGCACTAGGTAATAGTGACAAAAAGAAGAGTTAA